TGGCTCAGGCATTGGGATAGTTCGGGCCGAATCCAACCCAAACGTTGGCAACCGACCTCAACGGAGTTAGCTCAAATTGATGCTTTGGTGGTGAGCGATGAGGATGTTGGTGGTGATGTGCAGCTGGTTGCTGGTTGGGCGCAGCACTGTGGTTTGGTCGCAATGACCCAAGGCTCACATGGCGCAACGATTTGGGTTAATGCTCAAGCCCAGCATGTCGCGGCCTATCCAGTGTCAGTTAGTGACCCAACCGGAGCAGGCGATGTCTGGGCGGCGGCTTGGTTTTGGCGCATTCAGCAGGGTAGTTCGGCCTTGCAAGCCGCCGATTGGGCTTGTCAACAAGCTGCCTTGCACATTAGTGGTCAATTGGTCTAAGCGTCCTTACCGCCAGCCTTTATCCCGCTTGGTGAAGAAGTGGAGTTTCCAGTTTTAAGGATAACTGACGTTCCCTCACCCCCAACCCCTCTCCCACGGTGCGGGAGAGGGGAGTTTAGTTTTGTGGTTTTCCATGATTCAGGATGATTAATAAGTCAATTCCCCTTCGCCTGCTAGGCGGGAGAGGGGGCTAGGGGGTGAGGGAAACCTGATTTAGCGCAGCACAATAACTTCAACTTCAACCTGCACATCGCGAGGCAGGCGAGCGACTTGCACGGTCGAGCGAGCTGGTGGGTTTTCAGGGAAGTATTCGCCATACACGGCATTGACCGCTGCAAAGTCGTTCATATCAGCCAAGAAAATTGTGGTTTTAACGACTTTTTCAAAGTTGGTGTTGGCTGCCGTCAGTACGGCCCGAATATTTTCCATGACGCGGCGGGTTTGAGCCGTCACGTCGCCCTCGATCACTTGGCCGGTTGCTGGGTCAAGCGGAATTTGGCCTGAGCAGAACAACAATCCATCAATTGCGATTGCTTGTGAGTAGGGGCCAATTGCGGCGGGAGCATTAGACGTGCTGATAACTTCACGGGTCATTGAAAACTCCTTGATAGCTGCTTATTCTATCGAAATTGCTTGAAAATGCTCAAGTTGGGGTTGACCACGGGAGAGCGTGATCGCGATGGCATCGATGCGGTAATCGCCGAGCCATGGGGTTTGGGCTGCATCGAGGGCTTCTAAATAAGCTTGGAGCAAACGAGCTAAACGATGGCGTTTTTTGAGGGTCAATGATTCAGCGGCGCTGCCATGGGCTGTGCCTCGGCGGGTGCGCACTTCAATAATCACCAAGGTTGCCTGATCATAAGCGATCAGATCGATCTCACCCCAACGACAACGCCAACCGCTGGCGATCAGTTGATAGCCTAATTGTTGTAGATACTCAGCGGCGTATTGTTCGCCCCAACGCCCAAGTGCTTTGCGATCATCGGCCATGCTTGCTCCCCCTAAAATAGCAAGCGGACACGCGCCGTTGCGTGTCCTGAATGGTCAGTATCGATTAGCCGCGTTTGACGGCGAAGGCACTCCAGCCAGCAAATTTTGCTTGGCTATCGAGTTCTTCTTCGATTCGCAGCAATTGGTTGTATTTGGCTACGCGGTCGGTTCGCGCTGGCGCACCAGTTTTGATTTGACCAGCGTTGGTGGCAACCACCAAATCGGCTACGGTTACGTCTTCGCTTTCGCCTGAGCGGTGGCTGACGATCGCCGTCCAACCAGCACGTTGCGCCATTTGAATCGCATCAAGCGTTTCGGTCAAGGTGCCAATTTGGTTGAGCTTGATCAAAATACTGTTCGCTGAGTTTTCTTTGATCGCACGGTTGAGCCGTTCGACGTTGGTTACCAACAAATCGTCGCCGACCAACTGCAC
This genomic interval from Herpetosiphon gulosus contains the following:
- a CDS encoding RidA family protein; protein product: MTREVISTSNAPAAIGPYSQAIAIDGLLFCSGQIPLDPATGQVIEGDVTAQTRRVMENIRAVLTAANTNFEKVVKTTIFLADMNDFAAVNAVYGEYFPENPPARSTVQVARLPRDVQVEVEVIVLR
- a CDS encoding YraN family protein, which codes for MADDRKALGRWGEQYAAEYLQQLGYQLIASGWRCRWGEIDLIAYDQATLVIIEVRTRRGTAHGSAAESLTLKKRHRLARLLQAYLEALDAAQTPWLGDYRIDAIAITLSRGQPQLEHFQAISIE